The Candidatus Binatus sp. genomic sequence ATCGCAATCATTGTCGGCGGAGGACCTTCAGACCGATGGCCGCAGAACATGTTGTTTTTTTGTTTGACGTCGATAACACCCTCATCGACAACGATCGCATCGTTGCCGACATGAAGCGCAATCTCGAGCGTGACATCGGTTACGACCAACAGCAGCACTACTGGGAATATTTCGAGCAGTTGCGCACCGAGCTCGGCTACGCGGACTATCTCGGCGCGCTGCAACGCTATCGGGTCAATCATCCGCGCGACTTCGGAATCATCGCGGTGTCGTACTTCCTGATGAACTACCATTTCGCGAACCGGCTGTTCCCGTGCTCGCTCGACGTGATTGAACAATTCCAACAATACGGCGAGACGGCGATCCTGTCCGATGGCGACATGGTCTTTCAGCCGCTCAAGATCGAGCGGTCGGGACTGCGCGAAGCCGTTGATGAAAAGGTGATGATTTACATCCACAAGGAACAGGAACTCGACGACGTGAGGGCCCGCTATCCTGCCGACCATTACGTGCTGATCGATGACAAGGTGCGAATCCTGGACGCGTTCAAGAAGGCGTGGGGCGCGCGCGTGACGACGGTGTTCCCCCGGCAGGGGCATTACGCCGCCGATGCGAAGGAGACGGCCAAGTACCCGGCGCCCGACGTCACGGTGGATAGAATCGATCAGCTGCGCGACTACGATCTTGCGCGCCTGCGTGCGGGATCGAGCCCCGACTGAGAGCCCAGTCGCGCGGCGCACTCACGCAAGATCGAACAACAGGATTCTTCGCTTGGCTCAGACGCGGCCTCAGGCTGGGGCAGCCGCCGGCGTCATCTTCATGCGGATCGGCATGTGCTTGATTCCGCCGACGAAGCTCGAGCGCAGCCGGTCAACAGGACCGGCGAGTTCGGCGTGATCGAGGCGCTGCGCCAGTTGGCTGAAAATCACCTTCAGTTCGAGCCGCGCCAGGTTGGCGCCGAGACAGGAATGCTGGCCGATGCCGAATGCGATCTGCGGATTCGGATCGCGGCTGATGTCGAACTTGAAAGGCTCCGCGAAAACTTCTTCATCGCGGTTCGCCGACGGATAAAACAGGCATACCGATTCGCCAGCTTTGATTTTCTGGCCGCGAATCACCGTATCTTCGGTCGCGGTCCGCGCGAACTGAATAACCGGTGATGTCCAGCGCACGATCTCTTCGACCGCCGAGTCGATCAAGGCGGGATTGCGCTTGAGTTTTTGCCACTGGTCCGGATGCTCGATGAAAGCTTGCAGACCGCCGGTGGTCGCGTTGCGTGTGGTCTCGTTGCCGGCCACGACCAGCAGGAAATAGTACGACAGCATCTCGAACTGCGGTATCGGCTGGCCGTTGACCTTGCCGTTGGCGACGACGCTGGTGATGTCGTTGGTCGGGTGCTTCATCCGGTCCACCACCATGTCGGTGAAATACTGGAACAGGCCCAGCCGCGAACGATCCATCGTCTCCTGCGCGGTCGTTCCCGCCTGGAACTCGGGGTCGCCGCCGCCGATCGTCTCGTTGGTCCATCTGAAGAGTTGTTCCCAATCTTTATGCGGAACACCCAGCAACTCGGCGATGACGGCCAGTGGAATCTTCGACGATACGTCGGTGACGAAGTCGCACTGGTCGCGCCCGGTCACGTCGTCGAGCACCTGTCGCGTGATGCTCTCGATTTCAGGCTGCATCGGACGCACCTGGCGCGGCGTGAAATGGCGGCTGACAACCGCGCGATATTCCCCGTGTTCCGGTGGATCCATGTCGAGCAGATGGCGGAACGGCGGCGTCGGACCGCGCTCGATCCCGTTCTCGTTGACAAACACCAGCAAGCGGGGACCGTTGAGGAACAGTCGCGGCTGCTTGGAAATCTGAATGATGTCGGCGTGTTTGGTGATCGCCCAAAATGGATCGGTCTTTGGGTACTCGCACCAGAAAACCGGTTTGTGCTTGCGCAGATACGTCCACTCGCGATGCGGATAGCCGTTTTTCGCGTAATGGTCGGGTCCAATGATGTTCAACGATTCCAGCGACAGTGCGTTCTCAGTTTCCATTGAAAAGTGTCTCCGCGATCCCGCGATTTCCGTCTCGAGTCTGCATTCCGGCCTGTCGGGCCGCTACTCGTCGCTGACCGTAATGGCCTGGCGGGGACACAGCCGCGCCGCAAGCTTGACCTTTTCGCGCATACGCTCGGGCGGACTGTCGATCAACAGATGGCTCTTGTCGTCGTCTCGCACCTCGAACACTTCCGGCGCCGTCTGCTGGCATTTCGTGTTTCCCTCGCACAGTTTCAGATCGACAACGACCTTCATTTGATGGCTTCTCCTTTTTAGTTGCCAGGGAACGCCGCCTGGCGCATCGATCATATAAGAGGGCAATTCCTGCGACTAGGAGCGTCGAGCAGCGGATAAGTAGCTGACCCGCCGGGCCACCGCCGGCCGGTAAGGATGCAGGCAATGCCTGTGCACCCTTCATTCCGCGATTTTTTCTGTCATCCTTGTGATCGATGTTCGGATTCGCGTGGAAGGTTTCACTGATAACTGCGGTCCTCACGATGACTTCGGCAATTTCCCCGCCCGCCAGCTTCGCCCAGTCGCCACCGCTGATTCCGCGCGACACTCTGCTCGGCAATCCCGAGCGCGCCAATCCGCATATCGCGCCCGATGGCAAACGGCTGGCATGGCTTGCTCCCGATGAGCACGAAATCCTGCAGGTGTGGGTGCGAACCGTCGGCCAGCATGACGCGCGCGTCGTCACCGCCGACAAGCGCCGTGGAATCCAATCCTACGGATGGGCGTTCGATTCGAAAACGATCCTCTACGCACAGGACGCCGCCGGCGACGAAAACTTCCACCTGTTCGCCGTCGATCTCGATTCGCACAACATCCGCGATTTGACGCCTTGGGAGGGCGTGCGCTCCGGGGTCGTCGCGTCCAGTCCGAAATTTCCCGGCCGGATACTGGTTGCCCTCAATCTACGGAACCGCAAATTGATGGACGTCTATCGAATCGACCTGCGCACCGGCGCCGTCGAACTCGATACCCAAAACCCCGGCGACGTTGCGGGATGGCTGGCCGACGACGACCTGATCGTGCGCGCGGCCACGGTCACGACCCCGGACGGCGGCACCGAGCTTCGGATTCGCGACAGCGCGGCTGGTCCGTGGCGCACTTTGATGAAAGCCGCGATGGAAGACAACCTGGCGGCGCTGGACTTAAGCCTGGACGGGCAATCGATCTTTCTCAGCAGTTCGATCGGGACGGACACCGCTCGCCTGGTGCGCCATGAGATCGCGTCGGGGATGGAAACGGTTGTCGCGCACAGCGACGATGCGGACCTGAGCGACGCGATGATTCAGCCGACCCGTCACGTCGTGCAGGCAGCCGCGTTCGACCCCGGCCGGATGCACTGGACCGTGGTCGATCCGTCGGTTCAGGCCGACTTCGACGCGATCGCGAAAATCACCACCGGAGATTTCACCGTCGTTGACCGCGACCTCGCCGACCACACGTGGCTCGTCTCGTTCGTAAGCGACCGTGCGCCGGCGCGCTACTACTCGTGGGATCGCGCGGCAAGGAAAGCGACCTTTCTGTTCAGCACCCAGCCCAAACTCGACGACGCGCCGCTCGCTGCGATGAAGCCGGTTGAATTCGCCGCCCGCGACGGAATGAAAATCAACGGTTACCTCACGCTTCCAGTCGGCGCGCCGCCAAAGAATCTCCCGCTTGTGCTCGCGGTGCACGGCGGACCGTGGGCGCGCGACAGTTGGGGCTTCAATCCCTACATCCAACTGCTGGCGAACCGGGGCTACGCCGTGCTGCAGATAAACTTTCGCGGCTCGACCGGATTCGGAAAGAAGTATCTGCACGCCGGCGACCGCCAATGGGGCCTCAAGATGCAGAGCGACCTGAGCGACGGCGTCAAGTGGGCCGTGGATCAAGCGATTGCCGATCCGAAGCGAGTCGCGATATTCGGCGGTTCGTACGGCGGCTACGCGGCGCTGGCCGGGGCGGCTTTCACGCCCGAGCTGTATCGATGCGCCGTGGACGAATGCGGCCCGTCGAATCTGTTCACGTTGTTGGAGTCATTTCCGCCGTATTGGGAAGTCGCGCGTTCGCTGTTCTTCACCAGGGTTGGGAATCCCGGCGATCCCAAGGACAAGGAGCTGCTGACCGCGGCGTCGCCGCTGTTCTCCGCCGACAAAATAAAAATCCCGATGCTGATAGGCCAGGGCGCAAACGATCCACGCGTGAAGCAGGCCGAAGCCGAGCAGATCGTCGATGCGATCGCCAGGCATCACGGGAGCGCGGCGTACGTCTTATATGCCGACGAAGGCCACGGCTTCGTGCGGCCCGAAAACCGGCTCGACTTCACCGCCCGCATGGAAAAGTTCCTGGCCGACAATCTGGGCGGGCGCTACGAGCCGATGAAAGGCGATTCCATTCCCGGCGCGACCGCGAAGCTCCGCGTCGTAGGCGCATCGCCGCCGACGCATCAGAACTAGCATTGTCGCAGCGCGCGCGAATGCTTCGCCCATCAGTTGTGCTATGAAACTGTACGCGGCGCGGACGAAGCCCCCTTGCCGCCTGATCCGGGAGGAATCGCCATGACCGAATTCGGAATCTCGATGTTCCCGACTGACTACGCAATCCAGCCGATCGAACTTGCGCTCGCGGCTGAAGAACGCGGCTTCGAGTCGATGTTCTTTCCCGAGCACACTCACATACCCGCGTCGCGCAAGACGCCCTTCCCCGGCGGAACCGAATTGCCAAAAGAGTACTGGCATACGCACGATCCGTTCGTCGCGCTCGGCGCGGCGGCCGCGGTAACCAAAAAACTCAAACTCGGCACCGGTGTATGCCTGGTGGTCGAGCGCGATCCGATCACGCTCGCCAAGGAAGTGGCGTCGCTCGACATGATTTCGGGCGGCCGCGTGATCTTCGGCATCGGCGCGGGCTGGAACGTCGAGGAAATGGAGAATCATGGCGCGGTGTTCAAGCGGCGGTGGAAAATCGTCAAGGAAAAAGTTCTCGCGATGCGCCAAATATGGACCAGGGAGGCGGCCGAGTTTCACGGCGAGTTCGTGAACTTCGATCCGATTTGGTCGTTTCCCAAACCGGTGCAGGCGGGTGGGCCGCCGATTATCCTCGGTTCGCAATCGCCCAGGACGTTCGATCGCGTCGCCGAGTATTGCGACGGATGGATGCCGATCAATATGCCGCGTTACGATCTCGCCGCCAACCTGAAAGCGCTTGCCGAAGCGGGGACGAAGGCCGGCCGCAAGAAACTTCCCGTCTCGATGTTTGGCGTCGGTTCAAACGAGGAACACATCAAAACATTCCTCGACCTTGGCCTCGATCGGCTGATTTTCGCGCTGCGCCCCGCCCCGCGCGATACCGTGCTCCCGATGCTCGACAAGTACGCTCGGCTGAAGGACAAGGCGCGCTGAAGCGAAGCAGAAATGTTCTGTCCGGCAGCGTCTAAATATTTTTATTCAGAGGCTCTTGACTGAATTAGTCTCAATCTTTAATCTAGCGACCCTATCGAGTAAACGGTCGATAAGATGCTTTCGAAAAAGTCGAAATACGCACTCAAGGCGATGATGGTATTGGCCAAGGAATACGGTCAGGGACCCGTGCTCATTTCTGATTTGGCCCAGCGCGAAGATATTCCGCGCAAGTTTCTGGAACTGATCCTGCTCGAACTCAAGAACCAGGGACTCCTCCAGAGCAAGAAGGGTAAGGGCGGCGGATATTTTCTTCGCCGCGATCCTCAGCTGATCAGCGTTGGGCAAATAGTACGCTTACTGGACGGGCCAATCGCACCATTGCCATGCGTCAGCAAGATGGCATACATGCGATGCCGTGAATGCCGCGACGAGCGCACCTGTGCAATTAGATTTGTGATGAAGGAAGTCCGCGACGCGACCGCGAAGATAATGGACTCGACTTCGCTGGCCGACATGCTCAAGCACGTCGAGGCGGTAGTGACCGGCAAGGAATCGTTGAGTTTTGCGATTTGAAACCAGGCGCGCTCTTTTTTTTGGGCTTAGTCTAGTCACCCAATGGGATAAAGGATGAAAGCCGAATCAATTCTTTCCGGCCGGCGCGAGGTTCAGCCCGAGCCCGAGCCAGGCGACGAGATTCTGCGGCGCATCGCAAGCGCCATCAGCGGCGTGCGTTTCGGCTCGGTAGAGGTCGTAATCCAGGACTCGCGAGTCGTGCAAATCGAGCGCAAAGAGAAATTTCGCTTCGACAAGCCCGGTCGTGGGTAACGGCAGTCGCCGATCGAAATGAATTGTCAACGACCATCGAAAATTCAGGGAGGAGCCCGGACCAGGGAAGGATCCGGTGCGCCATGAATAGAGCCGTCACTCACAACCGCGAGCTGACCGGTCATCCGGAAGTTCCCAAGACGATGAGGGGCTTTCGAGATGAGAAAATGCACTTTGCCGATCCTGCCAGTCCTGCTGGCGGCGGCAATCACCGGGGTGTTTATCCCCGCCGAGGCGGCGCATGCGCAGTCGAAGCCGTCCACCGATCCGAGAGATCAGGAAATCGAATTGCTCAAGAAGGAAGTGAAGCAACTCGAGCAGAGAGTCGACACGCTGGAAGGGCTTGACCAAAAAGTGAAGGTCATCGACCGCAAACTCGAAGTTCAGGAGGGGACCCAGCAGCGAAAGGCGCTCGAGATGCCGATCGCCAAGGTGGGCGACGAGGGATTCTCGCTCTCTTCGCCCAACCACGACTACAATATCGGTTTCGGCGGAATCTTCCAGGGCGACGGCCGCTTCTTCACCAGCGGCAGCGATAAGGACGTCGGCAGCACATTCTTCCTGAACCGAGTGCGCCCGATTGTCACCGGCTCGCTTGCGAAGTACTACAACTTCAACATCACGCCCGACTTCGGCCAGGGCAAGGTCGTACTGCAAGACACCTACCTCAATATCACCTATTTCGATTTTGCCAGCCTGAGGGCCGGGAAGTACAAGGCGCCGCTGGATATCGAGCGCCTACAGTCGGATCGCGACCTGGAATTCAGCGAACGTTCGGAGATCCAGAATTTGGTCCCGAACCGCGACACTGGCTTCGACCTGCACGGCGGACTTCTGGACGGCCGCGTCTTCTATGACGCCGCGCTGATGAACGGAGTGCCGAACAACACCGCGTCGGATACGGTTGACATTGACAACAACGACGGCAAGGACTTCGTCGGCCGCGTCTTCACGACGCCGTTCGAACTCAGCGAAAACGAATGGCTCAAGGGGCTTGGGTTCGGTTTCGCCGCGTCTTATGGCGATGAGCGCGGCAGCACGACCTCGTCCTACAAGACCTACGGCCAGAGCACCTGGTTCTCCTACACCAAGGGCGTGACGGCGTCAGGATTGCGCACGCGCCTCGAGCCGCAGGCCTACTACTACTGGCGCAGCTTCGGGTTGTTAGGCGAATACGCGTCGGATCAGCACTCGCTGAACAGGTTCGTTACAGTCGGGAAGGGCGGCCCGTCCATAAGGCAAATCAACGACACCGACAGCTTCAGCGACGACGGCTACATGGTGCAGGGCTCCTACCTGTTGACGGGCGAAGACGCGTCCTACGGGTGGGTCAAGCCGACTCATCCGTTCGACCCGCGGATCGGATGGTGGGGCGGATGGGAGTTGGCCGCCAGACTCAGCAACCTCGCCACGGATTCCCGCCAGTTCAAACTGGGTTTCGCCGATCCGACCGTGTCCGCGAAGACTGCGACCGAGTACGCGCTGGGTCTCAACTGGTATCTGAGCTCCAACACTAAATGGCAGTTCGACTACGCGCGCACGTTCTTCGACGCGGGCGCCGGTGTGCCGGGCGCGGTCAAGGACCGGCCGGACGAAAGCGTCTTCGAGTCGCAACTGCAGATTTCGTTCTGAGCAACGGCAAGGAATGTTTGGTCGCAGACTGAAATTGACCCATACCCTCGCCGCCATCGCGGTCGCGGCAAGCGTTGCCCTCGGCGTGGGCGCTGCGCGCGGAACTCAAGTCACAATCCTCAACGCATCGTACGATCCGACCCGCGAACTTTACCAATCGATCAACGCCCGGTTCGCGAAGGATTGGAAAGCGAAGACCGGCCACGACGTCACCGTCTACCAATCGAACGGCGGCTCGGGCAAGCAGGCCCGCGCGGTAATCGACGGTCTGGATGCCGACGTGGTGACGCTCGCCCTCGCTGGCGATATCGATGCGATCGCCGAGAAGGCGAACCTGCTCCCGTCGAACTGGCAATCGCGGCTGCCCGACAACAGTTGTCCCTACACTTCGACCATCGTGCTGGTGGTGCGCAAGGGAAATCCGAAAAAGATCCACGACTGGGATGACCTGGTAAAACCGGGCGTCTCGGTAATCACGCCCAATCCGAAGACCTCGGGCGGCGCGCGATGGAATTTCCTGGCCGCGTGGGGGTACGCGCTCAAACGCAACGGCGGCGACGAGAAAAAGGCGGCGGCGTTCGCCGGCGCGCTTTACAAAAACGTGCCGGTGCTCGATTCCGGTGCGCGCGGCTCGACGACCACTTTCGTCGAGCGCGAAATCGGCGACGTGCTGATCGCGTGGGAAAACGAGGCGCGGATGGCGATCAAGCAATTTGGCGCCGACCAGTTCGAGATCGTGTATCCGTCGGTCAGCATCCTGGCCGAACCTCCCGTCGCGTGGGTGGACAAGGTGGACGGCCGTCGCGGCACGGCCGCCATCTCCAAGGCATATCTGGAGTTCCTGTACGCGCCCGCGGCCCAGGAAATAATCGCGCAGAATTTTTTCCGTCCGCGCGACAAGGCCGTCGCCGCGAAGTATGCGAGTCAATTTCCAGGCATGAGCCTGCTGACGATCGATTCGGATTTTGGCGGATGGAAAAAGGCGCAGCCCAAGTTTTTCGCCGACGGCGGCGTATTCGACAAGATCTATCAACCGGGAAATTAGGAACGCAAAGAGATGGCGACGAGACGCAACAACGTGCTGCCGGGATTCGGCCTGACGCTGGGCTTCACCCTGGCGTACCTCGGAATCGTCGTGCTGATTCCGATCTCGACGATCTTCTTCAAGACTTTCACTCTGACCTGGCCGCAGTTCTGGGCCGCGGTCGCAAGCCCGCGCACCATTGCGGCCTACCGGCTGAGCTTCGGCGCCTCGGTGGCGGGAGCTTCGGTTAACTCGGTGTTCGGGTTCATCGTGGCGTGGAGCTTGGTGCGCTATGAATTTCCCGGGAAGATGCTGATTGACGTGATGGTCGATCTGCCGTTCGCGCTGCCGACTTCGGTGGCGGGAATCACTCTCACCGCGATTTATGCGGGCAACGGATGGATTGGGCGGTACCTCGCGCCGCTTGGAATAAAAGTCGCGTACGCTCCGCTCGGAGTGGTAGTCGCGCTTGCTTTCGTCGGGCTGCCGTTCGTGGTTCGCACCATCGAGCCGGTGCTCGAGGATCTCGATCAGGAATACGAGGAGGCGGCGGCGACGCTCGGCGCAAGCCGCTTACAGACGTTCGTATTGGTGATCGCGCCCGCGCTGATTCCCGCGCTGCTGACTGGATTCGCACTTGCGTTCGCGCGCGCGCTCGGTGAATACGGCTCGGTCGTGTTCATTTCAGGCAACATGCCGATGCGTACCGAAGTGGTGCCGCTGCTGATCATGAGCAAGCTCGAGCAATTCGATTACGCCGGCGCGACGGCGATCGCGGTGGTGATGCTGACGGCGTCGTTCGTGATTCTGCTCGGCATCAACCTGCTGCAAAGGTGGAGCAGCCGCCGCCTGGCGGCTTGAGGGTGCAGATGGGCGGCCAGCCGCAACGCGAACCGAAAAGACCCGGGACGGCGGATCCGCCGATGGTCAGGCTCGCGCTGATCGCGATCGCGCTGGTGTTCCTGGCGCTGTTTATTTTCATCCCGGTGCTCGCGGTTTTCGCCGAGGCGCTGCGCAAGGGCGTCGGCGCTTACTTTGCCGCAATCGCCGATCCTGAGGCCCGCGCCGCAATTCGGCTGACGCTGATGACCGCCGCGATCGCAGTGCCGCTCAACGTTACCTTCGGAATCGCCGCATCATGGGCGATCGCGCGCTTCGATTTTCCCGGCAAGCAAACTCTGCTGACGCTGATCGACATACCGTTCTCGGTCTCACCGGTCATCGCGGGGATGCTGTTCGTGCTGCTGCTCGGGGTGCGCGCGCCGCTGGGCGCCTTCCTTGCGGATCACGGCGTCAGGGTGATCTTTGCGGAGCCGGGAATCGTGCTCGCGACAATCTTCGTCACATTTCCGCTGGCCGCGCGCGAGCTCATCCCGATCATGCAGGCGGTCGGCAGCGAGGAGGAAGAAGCCGCGATCGTGCTGGGCGCCGGCGGATGGCAAATGTTTTTTCGGGTGACGATCCCCAACGTCAAATGGGGGCTGCTTTACGGGCTGGTGTTGTGCAACGCGCGCGCGATGGGCGAGTTCGGCGCGGTCTCGGTGGTTTCGGGGCATATCCGCGGGCACACGATCACGATGCCGCTGTACGTCGAGATTCTTTACGATGATTACCAGTTCGTGGCCGCGTTTGCGGTCTCGTCGCTGCTTACCCTGCTTGCGATCGCGACGCTCATCGCCAGGCGTTTCCTGGAGCGCCGGGTGGTTCCCGTAAAGCAGGCGCACGACGGCCTGACGGTCAAAGTTGCGCCGTGAGTATCGAGCTCAGAAACATAACCAAGAAGTTCGGCGACTTCGTTGCGGTTGACAATATCAACCTGCATATCGAAACCGGCGAGCTGGTCGCGCTGCTGGGTTTGTCGGGGTCGGGCAAGACCACGCTGCTCAGGATAATCGCCGGGCTGGAAACGCCGGACGCCGGCGAGGTGCTGTTCCATGGCGAGGACGCCAGCGGCGTCGCTGTTCGCGAGCGCAAGGTCGGGTTCGTATTTCAGCACTATGCGCTGTTTCGCCACATGACGGTCTTCGAAAACGTCGCCTTCGGGCTGCGCGTGCTGCCGCGGCGCGCGCGCCCCGCCGAGGCCGTGATCGCGCGGCGCGTGCATGAGCTGCTGAAACTCGTGCAGCTTGATTTTCTTGCCGATCGCTACCCCTCGCAGCTCTCCGGCGGGCAGCGCCAGCGCGTCGCGCTCGCGCGCACGCTGGCCGTGGAGCCAAAAGTTCTGCTGCTCGACGAGCCGTTCGGCGCGCTCGACGCCAAGGTGCGGCAGGAACTGCGCCGATGGCTGCGGCGGCTGCACGACGAGATCAAGATAACCAGCGTCTTCGTCACTCACGATCAGGAAGAGGCGCTGGAACTCGCCAACCGGATCGTGGTGATGAACCAGGGGCGCATCGAGCAGATCGGCACGGCCGAGGAAGTCTATCACCATCCCGCCAACGCTTTCGTTTACAACTTCCTGGGTAACGTGAACCTGTTCCACGGCCGAATCGAGAACGGCCGCGTGTTTCTCGGCGATACTGCCGTCGAACTCGAAAATACCCACGCCCATGCGCATCCCGAGACCGGCAAGGCGATCCTCTACGTGCGGCCGCATCTGCTGGAAATCGTGATGCAGCCCAACGGCAAGCAGACCTTCCCTGCGACCGT encodes the following:
- the cysT gene encoding sulfate ABC transporter permease subunit CysT gives rise to the protein MATRRNNVLPGFGLTLGFTLAYLGIVVLIPISTIFFKTFTLTWPQFWAAVASPRTIAAYRLSFGASVAGASVNSVFGFIVAWSLVRYEFPGKMLIDVMVDLPFALPTSVAGITLTAIYAGNGWIGRYLAPLGIKVAYAPLGVVVALAFVGLPFVVRTIEPVLEDLDQEYEEAAATLGASRLQTFVLVIAPALIPALLTGFALAFARALGEYGSVVFISGNMPMRTEVVPLLIMSKLEQFDYAGATAIAVVMLTASFVILLGINLLQRWSSRRLAA
- a CDS encoding LLM class F420-dependent oxidoreductase — translated: MTEFGISMFPTDYAIQPIELALAAEERGFESMFFPEHTHIPASRKTPFPGGTELPKEYWHTHDPFVALGAAAAVTKKLKLGTGVCLVVERDPITLAKEVASLDMISGGRVIFGIGAGWNVEEMENHGAVFKRRWKIVKEKVLAMRQIWTREAAEFHGEFVNFDPIWSFPKPVQAGGPPIILGSQSPRTFDRVAEYCDGWMPINMPRYDLAANLKALAEAGTKAGRKKLPVSMFGVGSNEEHIKTFLDLGLDRLIFALRPAPRDTVLPMLDKYARLKDKAR
- a CDS encoding YezD family protein, whose amino-acid sequence is MKAESILSGRREVQPEPEPGDEILRRIASAISGVRFGSVEVVIQDSRVVQIERKEKFRFDKPGRG
- a CDS encoding sulfate ABC transporter substrate-binding protein; protein product: MFGRRLKLTHTLAAIAVAASVALGVGAARGTQVTILNASYDPTRELYQSINARFAKDWKAKTGHDVTVYQSNGGSGKQARAVIDGLDADVVTLALAGDIDAIAEKANLLPSNWQSRLPDNSCPYTSTIVLVVRKGNPKKIHDWDDLVKPGVSVITPNPKTSGGARWNFLAAWGYALKRNGGDEKKAAAFAGALYKNVPVLDSGARGSTTTFVEREIGDVLIAWENEARMAIKQFGADQFEIVYPSVSILAEPPVAWVDKVDGRRGTAAISKAYLEFLYAPAAQEIIAQNFFRPRDKAVAAKYASQFPGMSLLTIDSDFGGWKKAQPKFFADGGVFDKIYQPGN
- a CDS encoding OprO/OprP family phosphate-selective porin, translating into MRKCTLPILPVLLAAAITGVFIPAEAAHAQSKPSTDPRDQEIELLKKEVKQLEQRVDTLEGLDQKVKVIDRKLEVQEGTQQRKALEMPIAKVGDEGFSLSSPNHDYNIGFGGIFQGDGRFFTSGSDKDVGSTFFLNRVRPIVTGSLAKYYNFNITPDFGQGKVVLQDTYLNITYFDFASLRAGKYKAPLDIERLQSDRDLEFSERSEIQNLVPNRDTGFDLHGGLLDGRVFYDAALMNGVPNNTASDTVDIDNNDGKDFVGRVFTTPFELSENEWLKGLGFGFAASYGDERGSTTSSYKTYGQSTWFSYTKGVTASGLRTRLEPQAYYYWRSFGLLGEYASDQHSLNRFVTVGKGGPSIRQINDTDSFSDDGYMVQGSYLLTGEDASYGWVKPTHPFDPRIGWWGGWELAARLSNLATDSRQFKLGFADPTVSAKTATEYALGLNWYLSSNTKWQFDYARTFFDAGAGVPGAVKDRPDESVFESQLQISF
- a CDS encoding sulfate ABC transporter ATP-binding protein, whose amino-acid sequence is MSIELRNITKKFGDFVAVDNINLHIETGELVALLGLSGSGKTTLLRIIAGLETPDAGEVLFHGEDASGVAVRERKVGFVFQHYALFRHMTVFENVAFGLRVLPRRARPAEAVIARRVHELLKLVQLDFLADRYPSQLSGGQRQRVALARTLAVEPKVLLLDEPFGALDAKVRQELRRWLRRLHDEIKITSVFVTHDQEEALELANRIVVMNQGRIEQIGTAEEVYHHPANAFVYNFLGNVNLFHGRIENGRVFLGDTAVELENTHAHAHPETGKAILYVRPHLLEIVMQPNGKQTFPATVKSINPAGPQVKIELVAEWGDLVQVEIDHDRYQALHLEPGANVFLRPREQKLFVYSI
- a CDS encoding cytochrome P450; this translates as METENALSLESLNIIGPDHYAKNGYPHREWTYLRKHKPVFWCEYPKTDPFWAITKHADIIQISKQPRLFLNGPRLLVFVNENGIERGPTPPFRHLLDMDPPEHGEYRAVVSRHFTPRQVRPMQPEIESITRQVLDDVTGRDQCDFVTDVSSKIPLAVIAELLGVPHKDWEQLFRWTNETIGGGDPEFQAGTTAQETMDRSRLGLFQYFTDMVVDRMKHPTNDITSVVANGKVNGQPIPQFEMLSYYFLLVVAGNETTRNATTGGLQAFIEHPDQWQKLKRNPALIDSAVEEIVRWTSPVIQFARTATEDTVIRGQKIKAGESVCLFYPSANRDEEVFAEPFKFDISRDPNPQIAFGIGQHSCLGANLARLELKVIFSQLAQRLDHAELAGPVDRLRSSFVGGIKHMPIRMKMTPAAAPA
- a CDS encoding ferredoxin, yielding MKVVVDLKLCEGNTKCQQTAPEVFEVRDDDKSHLLIDSPPERMREKVKLAARLCPRQAITVSDE
- the cysW gene encoding sulfate ABC transporter permease subunit CysW, whose amino-acid sequence is MGGQPQREPKRPGTADPPMVRLALIAIALVFLALFIFIPVLAVFAEALRKGVGAYFAAIADPEARAAIRLTLMTAAIAVPLNVTFGIAASWAIARFDFPGKQTLLTLIDIPFSVSPVIAGMLFVLLLGVRAPLGAFLADHGVRVIFAEPGIVLATIFVTFPLAARELIPIMQAVGSEEEEAAIVLGAGGWQMFFRVTIPNVKWGLLYGLVLCNARAMGEFGAVSVVSGHIRGHTITMPLYVEILYDDYQFVAAFAVSSLLTLLAIATLIARRFLERRVVPVKQAHDGLTVKVAP
- a CDS encoding S9 family peptidase, translating into MTSAISPPASFAQSPPLIPRDTLLGNPERANPHIAPDGKRLAWLAPDEHEILQVWVRTVGQHDARVVTADKRRGIQSYGWAFDSKTILYAQDAAGDENFHLFAVDLDSHNIRDLTPWEGVRSGVVASSPKFPGRILVALNLRNRKLMDVYRIDLRTGAVELDTQNPGDVAGWLADDDLIVRAATVTTPDGGTELRIRDSAAGPWRTLMKAAMEDNLAALDLSLDGQSIFLSSSIGTDTARLVRHEIASGMETVVAHSDDADLSDAMIQPTRHVVQAAAFDPGRMHWTVVDPSVQADFDAIAKITTGDFTVVDRDLADHTWLVSFVSDRAPARYYSWDRAARKATFLFSTQPKLDDAPLAAMKPVEFAARDGMKINGYLTLPVGAPPKNLPLVLAVHGGPWARDSWGFNPYIQLLANRGYAVLQINFRGSTGFGKKYLHAGDRQWGLKMQSDLSDGVKWAVDQAIADPKRVAIFGGSYGGYAALAGAAFTPELYRCAVDECGPSNLFTLLESFPPYWEVARSLFFTRVGNPGDPKDKELLTAASPLFSADKIKIPMLIGQGANDPRVKQAEAEQIVDAIARHHGSAAYVLYADEGHGFVRPENRLDFTARMEKFLADNLGGRYEPMKGDSIPGATAKLRVVGASPPTHQN
- a CDS encoding Rrf2 family transcriptional regulator; the protein is MLSKKSKYALKAMMVLAKEYGQGPVLISDLAQREDIPRKFLELILLELKNQGLLQSKKGKGGGYFLRRDPQLISVGQIVRLLDGPIAPLPCVSKMAYMRCRECRDERTCAIRFVMKEVRDATAKIMDSTSLADMLKHVEAVVTGKESLSFAI